One Luteimonas sp. MC1825 DNA segment encodes these proteins:
- the gspN gene encoding type II secretion system protein N: MSMRRDLAWAGVAFLLALLLLVPLQLLLPRIGLPPGLGAVEAGGSLWNGRLRAAHWRGQAVGDLRIGLAPLPLLAGRQQLHLRNDSARVVLSRGRLAGLGDGDGVVPLPPFAGVGLRALLEDARLLFDAGGCREAGGRVRVELTLPLDTLPPMILAGIPACEGDGGRLVLVPEDASAPLGLEATLDIEADGRYRLQALARGDNPAFRAALQAAGFQAAAGGMSRVSEGHLN; this comes from the coding sequence ATGAGCATGCGGCGTGACCTGGCCTGGGCAGGCGTGGCGTTCCTGTTGGCTCTTCTGTTGCTGGTGCCCCTGCAGTTGCTGCTGCCGCGGATCGGCCTGCCGCCCGGCCTTGGCGCGGTGGAAGCCGGAGGAAGCCTCTGGAACGGGCGGCTGCGCGCGGCGCACTGGCGCGGCCAGGCCGTGGGCGACCTCCGGATCGGGCTGGCGCCGCTGCCGCTGCTGGCAGGACGACAGCAGTTGCACCTGCGCAACGACAGCGCGCGCGTGGTGCTGTCGCGCGGACGCCTGGCGGGGCTGGGCGACGGCGACGGGGTGGTACCGCTGCCCCCGTTCGCGGGAGTCGGCCTGCGTGCGCTGCTCGAAGACGCGCGCCTGCTGTTCGATGCCGGCGGCTGCCGCGAAGCCGGTGGCCGCGTGCGCGTGGAGTTGACGCTGCCGCTGGACACGCTGCCGCCGATGATCCTGGCCGGCATACCAGCCTGCGAGGGCGATGGCGGACGCCTGGTCCTCGTCCCGGAGGACGCCAGCGCTCCGCTGGGGCTGGAGGCCACGCTGGACATCGAAGCCGACGGCCGCTACCGGCTGCAGGCCCTGGCCCGCGGCGACAATCCGGCATTCCGCGCCGCGCTGCAGGCCGCCGGCTTCCAGGCTGCGGCCGGAGGCATGAGCCGGGTGTCCGAGGGACACCTGAACTGA
- the gspM gene encoding type II secretion system protein GspM, which translates to MITTARLATWWHGLAARERAMVATMLALLAAFAWWYGLLGPLRTLRDGAEARYDQAAAALQAVEAEVGALSHGDATTPPPHPQGLEALQQRVLDSARIAGLAPSRQRTAADGTFSLEFDRVASPALFAWLGTLASTDRIAPATLHVERADGQLRAEVGFTGVAP; encoded by the coding sequence ATGATCACGACCGCGAGACTGGCCACTTGGTGGCACGGACTGGCGGCGCGCGAGCGCGCCATGGTGGCGACCATGCTGGCGCTGCTAGCCGCGTTCGCCTGGTGGTACGGGCTGCTCGGACCGCTGCGCACGCTGCGCGATGGTGCCGAGGCCCGTTACGACCAGGCCGCCGCAGCCCTGCAGGCGGTCGAGGCGGAGGTCGGCGCGCTGTCCCACGGCGATGCCACCACGCCACCCCCGCACCCGCAGGGCCTGGAAGCCTTGCAGCAGCGCGTGCTGGACAGCGCGCGCATCGCCGGCCTGGCGCCGAGCCGGCAGCGCACCGCCGCCGATGGCACGTTCAGCCTCGAATTCGACCGCGTCGCCTCGCCCGCGCTGTTCGCGTGGCTGGGCACGCTGGCCAGCACCGACCGCATCGCCCCCGCGACCCTCCACGTGGAACGCGCCGACGGCCAGCTGCGTGCCGAGGTCGGTTTCACCGGAGTCGCGCCATGA